One genomic window of Methanosarcina acetivorans C2A includes the following:
- a CDS encoding AlbA family DNA-binding domain-containing protein: MNSWIEEIIEAGEGYHIEFKESLDKSFIEEVCAFANSSGGKVILGVSDKGIIKGINTDNNFRSRIQDSLRQLQPNLNVGIEIKDNLIIVDVLDGNDKPYACSRGFFIRNGANSQKLTRNEIIEFFQKEGRVHFDELKNDKAVFESDFDEKAFETFLNLAGITHSIDRMTLLKNLDCITEDGKFTNAGVLFFARDIDFLLNHAIVVCVLYKGTEKVNILDKKDFKGNIVENINNAILFVKRHTNVQYKIEKLQREEIPDIPDVALREAIINAVCHRDYFDKSGNVLIEVFDDRVEISNPGGLPSGLKPSDFGRKSVARNPLIASLLNRINYIEKVGTGINRIKQAVAENERSSVEFSFDSGFSVIFRRLKAISEIELSEGSEKSSEKSSEKSSEKILHFISENKYISAQELATLLGISSRAVEKQIANLKDKGLLKRIGPDKGGYWEVNLENRELNS; the protein is encoded by the coding sequence GTTTATCGAGGAGGTTTGTGCTTTTGCCAATTCCAGTGGAGGTAAGGTTATCCTCGGAGTTTCCGATAAAGGAATTATAAAGGGAATAAATACCGATAATAATTTTAGATCGAGAATTCAGGACTCCCTCAGACAATTGCAGCCCAATCTTAATGTTGGCATAGAAATCAAAGATAACCTTATCATAGTTGATGTACTGGACGGAAACGACAAACCTTACGCCTGTTCCAGAGGGTTCTTTATTCGAAACGGGGCAAATTCCCAGAAACTTACCCGCAATGAGATTATCGAGTTTTTCCAGAAAGAGGGCAGGGTCCATTTTGATGAGCTGAAAAACGATAAAGCGGTTTTTGAATCAGATTTTGATGAAAAGGCATTTGAAACCTTCCTTAATCTGGCAGGAATCACCCATTCTATTGACAGAATGACTTTGCTCAAAAATCTAGATTGCATAACTGAGGATGGAAAATTTACCAATGCCGGAGTTTTGTTCTTTGCCAGAGACATCGATTTTCTGTTAAATCATGCAATTGTTGTCTGTGTTTTGTATAAGGGAACGGAAAAAGTGAATATCCTTGATAAGAAGGATTTCAAGGGAAATATTGTTGAAAACATTAACAATGCAATTCTTTTCGTCAAAAGGCACACAAATGTGCAGTATAAGATTGAGAAATTGCAGCGGGAAGAGATCCCCGATATTCCGGATGTAGCCCTCAGGGAAGCCATTATTAACGCTGTCTGTCACCGTGACTATTTTGACAAAAGCGGAAACGTACTTATCGAGGTTTTTGATGACAGAGTTGAGATCTCCAATCCCGGCGGACTGCCAAGCGGCCTGAAACCTTCGGATTTCGGACGCAAGAGCGTTGCCCGCAATCCGCTTATTGCATCCCTCTTAAACCGCATAAATTACATCGAAAAGGTCGGCACCGGAATAAACCGGATTAAACAGGCTGTGGCTGAAAATGAAAGGTCCTCGGTGGAGTTCTCTTTTGATAGTGGTTTTTCCGTCATTTTCCGAAGGTTGAAAGCAATTTCTGAAATTGAGTTAAGTGAAGGTTCGGAGAAAAGTTCGGAGAAAAGTTCGGAGAAAAGTTCGGAGAAAATACTCCACTTTATCTCAGAAAATAAATACATTTCTGCTCAGGAACTAGCCACACTATTAGGGATTAGTTCGCGTGCAGTTGAAAAACAGATTGCAAATCTCAAAGACAAAGGACTTTTAAAAAGGATAGGTCCAGATAAAGGTGGCTATTGGGAAGTTAATCTGGAAAACAGAGAACTTAACTCCTGA